From the Thermovirga lienii DSM 17291 genome, one window contains:
- a CDS encoding hypothetical protein (KEGG: aco:Amico_0065 hypothetical protein~SPTR: Putative uncharacterized protein), whose protein sequence is MKGKRLTLTLLFCGILCLVFLAGAPTALAHRLNVFVLLEGDCINGEAYFNDGSPAKDSKVLIKNSTGHVLAEGKTNENGQFSLKLSSPPTEAVTVIVEGGVGHRGETTVESPKNGKKLTTTTKVGSETPEKTTVQDVPSAAIEEIIKNAVKEEMEPIRNELIKMNMELSKPKVTEILGGIGYIVGLFGVAFWVKGRSKNG, encoded by the coding sequence ATGAAAGGCAAAAGACTAACGTTAACCCTTTTGTTTTGTGGCATCCTTTGTCTGGTATTTTTAGCGGGAGCACCTACTGCCCTTGCTCACCGTCTGAACGTCTTCGTTTTACTTGAAGGAGATTGTATCAACGGAGAGGCTTATTTCAACGATGGAAGCCCCGCTAAAGATTCGAAAGTTCTGATAAAAAACTCCACAGGGCATGTTTTGGCAGAAGGCAAAACCAATGAAAATGGGCAGTTCAGTTTAAAGCTGTCCTCACCTCCTACAGAGGCCGTAACGGTGATAGTTGAAGGAGGAGTTGGACACAGGGGGGAAACCACAGTAGAATCTCCGAAGAATGGCAAAAAGCTCACTACTACCACCAAGGTGGGTTCAGAAACCCCCGAAAAAACTACAGTACAGGACGTTCCTTCTGCAGCAATAGAAGAAATAATCAAGAATGCTGTCAAAGAAGAGATGGAACCTATAAGAAACGAGCTTATCAAAATGAACATGGAGCTTTCGAAACCTAAAGTTACAGAGATCTTAGGAGGTATAGGATACATAGTGGGCTTGTTCGGTGTAGCTTTCTGGGTTAAGGGGAGAAGCAAAAATGGCTAA